A stretch of Gasterosteus aculeatus chromosome 4, fGasAcu3.hap1.1, whole genome shotgun sequence DNA encodes these proteins:
- the cct2 gene encoding T-complex protein 1 subunit beta, with protein sequence MASLSMAPMNIFRQGADEEKAETARMSSFIGAIAIGDLVKSTLGPKGMDKILLGGGKGASVTVTNDGATILKAIGVDNPAAKVLVDMSKVQDDEVGDGTTSVTVLAAELLREAELLIAKKIHPQTIIAGWRKATQTARDALREAAVDHSNDPARFQEDLLNIARTTLSSKLLTHHKDHFSQLAVDAVMRLKGSGNLEAIHIIKKLGGSLTDSYLDEGFLLDKKIGVNQPKRLENVKILIANTGMDTDKIKIFGSRVRVDSTAKVAEIEMAEKEKMKEKVDRILKHGINCFINRQLIYNYPEQLFAQAGVMAIEHADFAGVERLALVTGGEISSTFDHPEMVKLGHCKLIEEVMIGEDLLIHFSGVAMGEACTIVLRGATQQILDEAERSLHDALCVLAQTVKEPRTVYGGGCSEMLMAKVVSDLANRTPGKEAVAMESFAKALMMLPTIIADNAGYDSADLVAQLRAAHQENKSSWGLNMSDGAVGNMAELGITESFMVKRQVLLSASEAAEMILRVDNIIKSAPRKRVPDHHPC encoded by the exons TCGTCCTTCATTGGCGCCATCGCCATCGGGGATCTGGTGAAGAGCACCCTGGGGCCCAAGGGAATG GATAAGATCTTACTCGGAGGAGGGAAAGGCGCCTCGGTGACGGTGACCAACGACGGGGCGACCATCCTGAAAGCCATCGGGGTCGACAACCCCGCCGCCAAAGTCCTGGTTG ACATGTCGAAGGTTCAGGACGATGAGGTCGGCGACGGGACGACATCGGTCACCGTGCTCGCCGCCGAGCTGCTGAGG GAAGCCGAGCTGCTCATCGCCAAGAAGATTCACCCTCAGACCATCATCGCCGGCTGGAGGAAGGCCACGCAGACGGCCAGAGACGCTCTGAGGGAGGCGGCCGTGGACCACAG CAACGACCCGGCCCGCTTCCAGGAGGACCTGCTGAACATCGCCAGGACGACGCTGTCCTCCAAGCTGCTGACGCACCACAAGGACCACTtctcccagctggccgtggACGCCGTCATGAGGCTCAAGGGCTCGGGCAACCTGGAGGCCATCCACATCATCAAGAAGCTGGGGGGCAGCCTCACCGACTCGTACCTGGACGAAG GGTTCCTGTTGGACAAGAAGATCGGAGTCAACCAGCCGAAGAGGCTGGAGAACGTGAAGATCCTCATCGCCAACACCGGCATGGACACCGACAAGATCAAG ATCTTTGGCTCCAGAGTTCGTGTCGATTCCACGGCGAAGGTTGCAGAGATTGAAATggcggagaaggagaagatgaaggagaaggTCGACCGGATCCTGAAGCACGGCATCAACTGCTTCATCaaccg GCAACTGATCTACAACTACCCGGAGCAGCTGTTCGCTCAGGCCGGCGTCATGGCCATCGAACACGCAGACTTCGCTGGCGTCGAGCGCCTTGCCCTGGTCACTG GAGGAGAGATCAGCTCCACCTTCGACCACCCGGAGATGGTGAAGCTGGGCCACTGCAAGCTGATCGAGGAGGTGATGATCGGGGAGGACCTGCTCATCCACTTCTCCGGGGTCGCCATGG GCGAGGCGTGCACCATCGTCCTGCGCGGAGCCACTCAGCAGATCCTGGACGAGGCGGAGCGCTCGCTGCACGACGCGCTGTGCGTGCTCGCTCAGACGGTGAAGGAGCCGCGCACCGTGTATGGAGGAG GCTGCTCAGAGATGCTGATGGCCAAGGTGGTGAGCGACCTGGCCAACAGGACGCCGGGCAAGGAGGCGGTCGCCATGGAGTCGTTCGCTAAGGCGCTCATGATG CTGCCGACGATCATCGCCGACAACGCCGGCTACGACAGCGCCGACCTGGTGGCTCAGCTGAGAGCCGCTCACCAGGAGAACAAGAGCAGCTGGGGCCTGA ACATGTCGGACGGCGCGGTGGGCAACATGGCGGAGCTGGGCATCACCGAGTCCTTCATGGTGAAGCGCCAGGTGCTGCTGAGCGCCTCCGAGGCCGCAGAGATGATCCTCCGAGTCGACAACATCATCAAATCTGCTCCCAG GAAGAGGGTTCCCGACCACCACCCCTGCTAG